A window of Sphingobacterium kitahiroshimense genomic DNA:
TCCATTATACCCGCGATCAAAGCGCCATTTACTTAATCTGCTAGGATCAATTTCTAATTCATGGGTTGCTCCTTCTACAGATCCTTTGTGATAAGAAAGCACAACAGCCATTTTCTTGAAAGAATCATCAAGTACTCTTCTCATAATTGAACAAATTTAAATCTATTTTTTTTAAATCTGTCTCCACTCAAGGGTAGCAACTCCATTTTTTTTATAAGATCAAATTGATTACATTTAGCTTCAGCTAATTCTAGCTACAAATCAATTTAAGTTTTTAGATTAATTGACGTTAGCAGTAATTACCAATATTCACTTCAAAATATAAAACACAAACCAATGGGAAAATTTTTCAATGATGAACAAGCAATATTAAAAGGAGTTCCTAAGTACAGACTATATTTAATGAGAATACTCTTTGTTATAACCTTTCTGTTTTTGGGTCGTGACGCTTGGACAGAAATATTCACACACAATGGGCAATGGAAACCACTTGACGGTGTAGCTTATAGCTTTTGGGCAGCATACTCAACCCTAATGATTTTAGGATTAAGGCAACCCCTTAAAATGGCACCTTTATTATTACTGCAATTTTTTTACAAATTAATTTGGTTAATCGCAGTTGCTATTCCAGCATATAGAAACAATACCTTTGATGAGGTAAACGCATTTACCATTATATTTATAGTTGGCGTTGTCTTGGATATTCTTATAATTCCATGGAAATATGTTTTCAGAAATTATTTCGCTATAAAAGGAATTTGACCAATATTACTGCTAACAGCTTTAGGTAATGGCGGTTTCAGCCTTAAATTGAAGTCAATTTTTAAAATCAACATTTGTACTACGCAAAGCAACTGAACGTTGGTAGCAACTATGGATAAAATCCAAAGAAATAACAAAAAAACCTTTGAAAAGTTCGAGGTTATATGAAGAGTTCAAGAGTTGAAAAATCCTGCCGACTTCAATATCCATTCGTGAAAAAGCAAACCATTTTTTGCCTAGGTCATTCAGTGAAGCTCAGATATGGTAAAGCTCCGTATTATTAAAAATCGGTCGTGAGTATCGGAGAAAATGTCAATGGGAGGATATCGACTATTGAACCGTTGCAGACCGCACCGTAGTTGATTACTAATAGTCTTAGTGTAGATTGTTGCAGTTACATTATCCTTGCGTTTGCCTAATAAGGTCAGTACCGTATCGTCCACATAATTATCCAGAATAATAATAGAGCTTTTGGTATTTTGAATAATATCTGACTTCACCTTTTTCTTGACACGCTTTCATAAATAATTTAAATATGGGTTAATGCCAATCAAAATTGCAGTATCTACACTATTTTGCGTGAGGAATTCTTGCTAATTTGCCACATTTAGGACAATTGTTAAAGATTATTTTAGTATGATCATTAGAAAAAATACGTTCGGCTGTATTTTTATAAAAGTCTTCAGCTCCATCTTTTAGGAAAGATAGGGCCACACTATCTTTAGTAAGCCATCCAGCTTTATGATAGATCTTCGACATTTTGGCCTGATCCGTATTATTTTCAATCTTCAACAATGAATGGATGTGCTTGTAAGCAAGCTTGTCCTTTGGAGTCATAAGATGAAGATAGTAAGTAATAATGTAGTTTTGAATTTCTGGATCTATCATGATCATAAATCTTATTTGCTAAACAATTTCATTGTAGTCTATATCGCATCATTTAATCTTTTATAATAAAATTCTTAAACAGTTAGTGTTGTTATTTAATAACGATTTTGCTTTAATGTGTATTACATTGTTTTGTTAGATAAATTTGAATTTACCTTGACACTTTTCTAACCAATCCACTCTTTAATCATCAGTGCCAATAAAAAATATATTGCAAATGCAGTACATGTAGCACTTATTACTTTTAGGTATTTCATATTTCCAGCTTTATCGTTTCTTAAGAGGTAGAATGAACAGTGATGCAGCAGCACCTATACCGCCACCAATTCCACCGCCGGTGAAGATGAGTAACAAGGGTTTCAGTGCGATTGCGATGTGATATCAGAGAAGTTTTTCTACAGTGCTTTCTTTTATACTATTAATTTCAAGGGTGGTACAATCTCTGGCAATGTGTCCTTTATGAATATAGATATAAGCTGTACATGAGCTACAGGAAGGATAATGCGTATATTGAGTTGTTCAGCGGAATCTTCCGAGATGAATGCTTAAACACCAATTGGTTCCTTTTTTTGAAAGCTGCTAAACAGAAAATTGACGACTGGAGACAAGAATATAATACTTTCAGATCCCATAGCTGTTTTGGGGATTTAATATCTGATATATTTATTGAAAATCAGATCAAAAATAGCAAATTTTTCTACTTTGAAATATTCCTTAAGTTGGGAGGAGGTCACTTATAAACAACAAATAAATCAGAAAGAGATGTAAATCTTTCTGATTTATTTGTTGTTTTAAAGTTTAACGGTGAATTGTTTAGCTTTAAGCTTTTATTTAATCATATCTACCATCATAGTTATTTCTATGGGAATAAAATCATTTGCATCATTTGATCCAATGATTTTAAATCTAATTTGACCATTTTTATCGATGATAATTTTGGTTGGTAAACCAGTAATTTGAAAAGCGTCACTGACAGCATACTTTTTTGTATTCTTATCTTTTTGATCTACTAATACATCGAAAGTGAAATTGCGATCATCTATAAATTTCCTTAATTTTTCTGTAGGATCTTCTGTACCGCGTTCTGAAGTATTGATAAACAAAAATGCTACAGATGAATCATTTTTATATTTATCTACAGCTTTTTGCATTCCGGGAAAGGAATTGACGCATGGTCCACACCATGTCGCCCAAAAATCTAATATTATTGTTTTTCCTTTTAAACTAGCCAATGACACTTCTTTTCCGCTAAGATCTTTTAATGAAAAGTTAGGAGCTTCTTCATTAACAAGTTTACTTTTTAAATGATTTCTGTAATCTATTGTCAATTCTGA
This region includes:
- a CDS encoding integrase core domain-containing protein yields the protein MSYRKDNAYIELFSGIFRDECLNTNWFLFLKAAKQKIDDWRQEYNTFRSHSCFGDLISDIFIENQIKNSKFFYFEIFLKLGGGHL